In one Desulfomicrobium macestii genomic region, the following are encoded:
- the ahbB gene encoding siroheme decarboxylase subunit beta, producing the protein MDFTQSEHDILRIVQDTLPDSATPYADIARQAGSTEEEVLALLKKLKKGGQIRRFGATLRHQQAGYGFNAMVAWYIEEGFDPDEVGRIMATRPEISHCYLRPNCMDWPYDMYTMIHGKSREDCMQVVQALMEQTGVTQYEMLFSIKELKKTSMEYF; encoded by the coding sequence GTGGATTTTACCCAAAGCGAACACGACATACTGCGCATCGTCCAGGACACCCTGCCCGACAGCGCCACCCCCTACGCGGACATTGCCCGTCAGGCCGGCAGTACGGAAGAGGAAGTCCTCGCGCTGCTCAAAAAACTCAAAAAAGGCGGCCAGATTCGCCGCTTCGGTGCAACGCTGCGCCATCAGCAGGCGGGCTACGGCTTCAACGCCATGGTGGCCTGGTACATCGAAGAGGGGTTCGACCCCGACGAGGTCGGACGCATCATGGCCACACGCCCCGAAATTTCTCACTGCTATCTGCGCCCCAACTGCATGGACTGGCCCTACGACATGTACACCATGATCCACGGCAAAAGCCGCGAGGACTGCATGCAGGTCGTGCAGGCGCTCATGGAGCAGACCGGGGTGACCCAGTACGAAATGCTTTTCAGCATAAAAGAGCTGAAAAAGACATCAATGGAATATTTCTAG
- a CDS encoding cytochrome c3 family protein gives MKKKLLISLICAAFLCLGAVMSVSAADAPGDDYVISAPEGMKAKPKGDKPGALQKTVPFPHSKHATVECVQCHHTLEADGGAVKKCTTSGCHDSLEFRDKANAKDIKLVENAFHTQCIDCHKALKKDKKPTGPTACGKCHTN, from the coding sequence ATGAAAAAGAAATTGTTGATCAGCCTGATCTGCGCGGCTTTCCTGTGCTTGGGCGCCGTCATGAGCGTCAGCGCTGCCGACGCTCCCGGAGACGACTACGTCATCAGCGCCCCTGAGGGAATGAAGGCAAAACCCAAGGGTGACAAACCCGGGGCCCTGCAGAAAACAGTGCCCTTCCCCCATTCCAAACACGCCACTGTAGAATGTGTCCAGTGTCACCACACCCTGGAAGCCGACGGCGGCGCAGTCAAGAAGTGCACCACTTCCGGCTGCCACGACTCCCTGGAGTTCCGCGACAAGGCCAATGCCAAAGACATCAAGCTGGTGGAAAACGCTTTCCACACCCAGTGCATCGATTGTCACAAGGCTCTGAAAAAAGACAAGAAGCCCACCGGCCCCACCGCCTGTGGCAAGTGTCACACCAACTAG
- the thrS gene encoding threonine--tRNA ligase: MMVQIQGQDVEVQAGQTCADVLRTVLSGKKMKAAVACACDGALLDLARPVPAGTAVMEPVFTDSAQGLTVLRHSAAHVMAEAVKELFPSAKVTIGPDVENGFYYDFDFERPFTPEDLEKIEERMAQSVAANQPFTREEMSAAEAKELFASMGETYKLEIIDDLGADEVSIYRHGNFVDLCRGPHLPSTGFLQAVKLTSVAGAYWRGDSNRPMLQRIYGTAFATPKDLKAHLAMIEEAKKRDHRKLGPQLDLFSFHERGGAGMAYWHPKGGLLRTILEDFVNKEMIRRGYGIVRTPQILKRDLWETSGHYANYRENMYFTEIDEVPYGVKPMNCVAHMLIYNTTQRSYRDLPVRLFEFGVVHRHELSGVLHGLMRVRQFTQDDAHIICRPDQLLDEIKGVMTWIQDLMGVFGFEYSMEISTRPEKSIGSDEDWERATAALMDAMGQMELPYTINEGDGAFYGPKIDVKLRDCLGRQWQCSTIQVDFTLPDRFDLLYVGEDGERHRPVMVHRAIMGSVERFIGILTEHFAGAFPAWLAPVQARILTVTDNHNEFARDCQAALQRAGVRVELDLRNEKLGYKVREAQMEKVPYALVIGDQEVEQACVNVRMLGGNNLGAMPIDTFVDLLRQECEKPFKHGGMRYSFSC, encoded by the coding sequence ATTATGGTTCAGATACAAGGTCAGGACGTCGAGGTTCAGGCTGGTCAGACATGCGCGGATGTGTTGCGCACGGTCCTTTCCGGCAAGAAGATGAAGGCAGCGGTGGCCTGTGCTTGCGACGGCGCGCTGCTCGACCTGGCTCGCCCGGTGCCTGCCGGAACCGCCGTCATGGAGCCCGTGTTCACGGACTCCGCCCAGGGCCTGACCGTCCTGCGTCATAGCGCCGCCCATGTCATGGCCGAAGCTGTCAAGGAGCTGTTCCCCTCCGCCAAGGTGACCATCGGTCCCGATGTCGAGAACGGCTTCTACTACGATTTCGATTTCGAGCGCCCGTTCACTCCCGAAGATCTGGAAAAGATCGAGGAGCGCATGGCGCAATCCGTGGCCGCGAACCAGCCCTTCACCCGCGAGGAGATGAGCGCTGCCGAGGCCAAGGAGCTTTTTGCCTCCATGGGCGAAACATACAAGCTTGAAATCATCGATGACCTTGGCGCCGATGAGGTGTCCATCTACCGCCACGGCAATTTCGTGGATCTCTGCCGCGGACCGCACCTGCCGTCCACCGGCTTTTTGCAGGCCGTGAAGCTGACCTCCGTTGCCGGAGCCTACTGGCGCGGGGATTCAAACCGTCCCATGCTGCAGCGCATCTACGGGACAGCGTTTGCCACCCCCAAGGATCTCAAAGCCCATCTGGCCATGATCGAAGAGGCCAAAAAGCGCGACCACCGCAAGCTCGGCCCCCAGCTTGACCTGTTCAGCTTCCACGAACGCGGCGGCGCGGGCATGGCGTACTGGCATCCCAAGGGCGGCCTGCTACGGACCATCCTTGAAGATTTCGTGAACAAGGAAATGATCCGTCGCGGCTACGGCATCGTGCGCACCCCCCAAATTTTGAAGCGCGACCTGTGGGAGACCTCCGGACACTACGCCAACTACCGTGAAAACATGTATTTCACGGAGATCGACGAGGTGCCTTACGGGGTCAAGCCCATGAACTGCGTGGCGCACATGCTCATCTACAACACCACCCAGCGCAGCTATCGCGATCTGCCTGTCCGCCTGTTCGAATTCGGTGTCGTGCACCGGCACGAGCTGTCCGGCGTTCTGCATGGCCTGATGCGCGTGCGCCAGTTCACCCAGGACGATGCGCACATCATCTGCCGTCCGGACCAGCTCCTGGACGAGATCAAGGGCGTCATGACCTGGATTCAGGATCTCATGGGAGTCTTTGGTTTCGAATATTCCATGGAGATCAGCACCCGGCCCGAGAAGTCCATCGGCTCCGACGAAGACTGGGAGCGCGCCACCGCCGCCCTCATGGACGCCATGGGTCAGATGGAGCTGCCGTATACGATCAACGAGGGCGACGGCGCCTTCTACGGTCCCAAGATCGACGTGAAGCTGCGTGACTGCCTCGGCAGGCAGTGGCAGTGTTCGACCATCCAGGTCGATTTCACCTTGCCGGATCGTTTTGACTTGTTATACGTGGGCGAGGATGGCGAGCGGCACCGGCCTGTCATGGTGCATCGCGCCATCATGGGCTCTGTTGAGCGTTTTATCGGCATCCTGACCGAACATTTCGCCGGAGCTTTTCCGGCATGGCTTGCTCCTGTCCAGGCCCGTATTTTGACAGTGACCGACAACCACAATGAATTCGCCCGCGATTGCCAGGCCGCGTTGCAGCGGGCGGGAGTGCGTGTGGAACTCGATCTGCGCAACGAGAAGCTGGGATACAAGGTGCGCGAGGCGCAGATGGAAAAGGTTCCGTACGCGCTGGTCATCGGGGATCAGGAAGTCGAGCAGGCCTGCGTCAACGTGCGCATGCTGGGCGGCAACAATCTGGGCGCCATGCCTATTGATACGTTTGTCGACCTTTTGCGGCAGGAATGCGAAAAACCATTTAAACATGGAGGAATGAGATATTCTTTCAGCTGCTAA
- a CDS encoding NAD(P)H-dependent glycerol-3-phosphate dehydrogenase: protein MKISILGAGSWGTALANVLACKGEEAWLWARRTEIAEDVNERSANSRYLPGLPLNPSLRADTDLARVLAGAACVVLAVPCQNLALFLREHRGLFPVRTGIVCASKGVELGTFRTMGQVVRDELSGLEPRYAVLSGPSFASEVVANMPTAVALGCADPALADLVQGLFSTESFRVYVNNDVTGVELGGAVKNIMAIASGISDGLGFGENARAALITRGLSEMSRLGAAMGARPATFMGLSGMGDLVLTCTGDLSRNRQVGLAIGRGQTLEEVLAGMHNVAEGVKTTQAVHALGVNKGIDLPITGQVHAVLFENKNPAEAVRELMTRPLREE from the coding sequence GTGAAGATTTCGATACTTGGAGCCGGGAGCTGGGGTACGGCCCTGGCCAATGTGCTGGCCTGCAAGGGCGAAGAGGCCTGGCTTTGGGCCCGGCGGACGGAGATCGCCGAGGACGTGAACGAGCGGTCCGCCAACAGCCGCTATCTGCCTGGTCTGCCACTTAACCCGAGCTTGCGGGCGGATACGGATCTGGCCCGGGTGCTGGCCGGGGCCGCCTGCGTCGTGCTTGCCGTGCCGTGCCAGAATCTGGCCCTTTTTCTGCGCGAACATCGCGGCCTTTTTCCGGTGCGGACCGGGATCGTGTGCGCGAGCAAGGGCGTGGAGCTGGGCACGTTCCGGACCATGGGCCAGGTGGTGCGCGACGAACTGTCCGGCCTTGAGCCTCGCTACGCGGTGCTCTCGGGGCCGTCCTTTGCCTCGGAGGTGGTGGCGAACATGCCTACGGCCGTGGCTCTGGGCTGCGCCGATCCGGCGCTGGCCGATCTGGTGCAGGGGCTTTTTTCCACGGAGAGCTTTCGCGTCTACGTCAACAATGATGTCACGGGCGTGGAGCTGGGCGGGGCGGTCAAGAACATCATGGCCATAGCTTCGGGCATTTCCGACGGCCTGGGGTTTGGAGAGAACGCCCGCGCGGCGCTGATCACCCGCGGACTGTCCGAAATGTCGCGCCTGGGCGCGGCCATGGGCGCGCGTCCGGCCACGTTTATGGGCCTGTCCGGCATGGGCGACCTGGTTCTGACCTGTACCGGGGATTTGAGCCGCAATCGGCAGGTGGGGCTGGCCATCGGCCGGGGGCAGACCCTGGAGGAAGTCCTGGCGGGGATGCACAATGTGGCCGAAGGGGTGAAAACGACCCAGGCCGTGCACGCGCTGGGCGTGAATAAGGGCATCGATTTACCCATCACCGGCCAGGTTCACGCCGTCCTTTTCGAGAACAAGAATCCCGCCGAGGCGGTGCGTGAACTCATGACTCGGCCCTTGCGGGAGGAATGA
- the rplT gene encoding 50S ribosomal protein L20 yields MRVKRGKTAHRRHKKYLALAKGYRGARSKLYRTARETVERALCFAYRDRKQKKRAFRRLWIVRINAGVREYGLTYNRFMHGLKLAEINLNRKALADMAVYEKDAFAALCQMVKSKAN; encoded by the coding sequence ATGAGAGTAAAAAGAGGAAAGACAGCCCACAGAAGGCACAAGAAGTACTTGGCCCTTGCCAAGGGCTATCGCGGAGCGCGCAGCAAGCTGTACCGCACCGCCCGAGAAACCGTTGAGCGCGCCTTGTGCTTCGCCTACCGCGACAGAAAGCAGAAGAAGCGTGCCTTTCGGAGACTGTGGATCGTGCGCATCAACGCCGGCGTGCGTGAATACGGCCTGACCTACAACCGTTTCATGCATGGTTTGAAGCTCGCCGAAATCAATCTTAACCGGAAGGCCCTGGCCGACATGGCTGTCTATGAAAAAGACGCCTTTGCCGCGCTGTGCCAAATGGTAAAATCCAAGGCGAACTAG
- the infC gene encoding translation initiation factor IF-3 has protein sequence MLSAAKARRNKQIRAKEIRVVGDDGNQLGIMTVPEALEQAEGKGLDLVEVAPNAKPPVCKIMDYGKYLYEEKKKSQEAKKRQTQIQVKEIKFRPHTDDHDLMTKIKHIRRFIEDGDRCKVTVFFRGREMAHKDRGQVILDRIVEMVSDVAKVEQTSRVEGRTMFLLLAGLPKK, from the coding sequence ATTCTTTCAGCTGCTAAGGCCCGCCGGAACAAGCAAATCAGGGCCAAGGAAATCCGGGTTGTTGGAGATGATGGGAATCAGCTGGGTATCATGACCGTGCCCGAGGCCTTGGAACAGGCCGAGGGAAAGGGACTTGACCTGGTTGAAGTGGCGCCCAACGCCAAGCCGCCGGTCTGTAAAATTATGGACTACGGCAAGTACCTCTACGAGGAAAAGAAAAAGTCACAGGAAGCCAAGAAGCGTCAGACCCAGATTCAGGTCAAGGAAATCAAGTTCCGTCCGCATACCGACGATCATGACTTGATGACCAAGATCAAGCATATCCGCAGGTTCATAGAGGACGGAGACCGCTGCAAGGTGACAGTGTTTTTCCGAGGCCGCGAAATGGCGCACAAGGATCGAGGGCAGGTCATTCTGGACCGGATCGTGGAGATGGTTTCCGACGTGGCCAAGGTCGAGCAGACCTCCCGAGTCGAAGGCCGGACCATGTTTCTCCTGCTGGCAGGGCTTCCCAAAAAATAA
- the hemL gene encoding glutamate-1-semialdehyde 2,1-aminomutase — protein sequence MTISQELFQKAGTLIPGGVNSPVRACKSVHCDPLFVASAGGSKLTTEDGDEFIDYVMSWGPMLLGHNHPKVAAAIAETATRGTSFGAPCRLEVELAQAVVDAVPGIDMVRMVSSGTEATMSALRLARGYTGKNGVIKFHGGYHGHADAFLASAGSGVATQSIPGTPGVPADVVKHTLLAHYNDLDAVRTLFERQGDDIAAVIVEPVAGNMGLVLPKPGFLEGLRELTRKHGALLIFDEVITGFRVSFGGAQAAFGIDPDLTCLGKIIGGGLPVGAYGGKREIMSHIAPSGNVYQAGTLSGNPLAMAAGLATLKALAKQDYPALAARTDAFSGELENILRGKGVPVTRNHIASIFTLFFTKTPVVDFPSAQTADSKAFVSFYQQMRAQGIYLAPSGFECAFTSFAHSEQDFERTLEAARKVEF from the coding sequence ATGACCATATCACAGGAACTTTTCCAGAAGGCTGGAACCCTCATCCCGGGCGGTGTCAACAGCCCCGTGCGGGCCTGCAAGAGCGTGCACTGCGATCCGCTCTTCGTCGCCTCGGCTGGCGGCAGCAAGCTCACGACCGAAGACGGTGACGAATTCATCGACTATGTCATGTCCTGGGGACCCATGCTGCTCGGCCACAACCACCCCAAAGTGGCGGCGGCCATCGCCGAGACGGCCACCAGAGGCACAAGCTTCGGAGCGCCCTGCAGGCTTGAGGTCGAACTGGCCCAGGCCGTGGTGGACGCGGTCCCTGGCATCGACATGGTGCGCATGGTCAGTTCCGGGACCGAGGCGACCATGAGCGCCCTGCGATTGGCCAGAGGCTACACGGGCAAAAACGGTGTGATAAAATTTCACGGCGGCTATCATGGCCACGCCGACGCATTTCTGGCCAGCGCCGGTTCCGGCGTCGCCACCCAGTCCATCCCCGGCACCCCCGGCGTGCCCGCCGACGTGGTCAAGCACACGCTGCTGGCCCACTATAATGATTTGGACGCCGTGCGGACCCTGTTTGAACGGCAGGGAGACGACATCGCGGCCGTCATCGTCGAACCGGTGGCCGGCAACATGGGCCTGGTCCTGCCGAAGCCCGGATTCCTGGAGGGCCTGCGCGAGTTGACCCGCAAGCATGGGGCATTGCTCATTTTCGATGAAGTCATCACCGGATTTCGGGTCAGCTTCGGCGGAGCCCAGGCGGCCTTCGGCATCGACCCGGACCTGACGTGCCTCGGCAAGATCATCGGAGGCGGCCTGCCGGTTGGAGCCTACGGCGGAAAACGAGAGATCATGAGCCACATCGCACCCAGCGGCAACGTCTATCAGGCCGGAACGCTCTCGGGAAATCCCCTGGCCATGGCCGCGGGCCTTGCTACCCTGAAGGCGCTGGCCAAGCAGGATTACCCGGCTCTCGCCGCCCGCACCGATGCGTTCTCCGGGGAACTTGAGAACATTTTGCGCGGCAAGGGCGTGCCCGTGACCCGTAACCACATCGCTTCCATTTTCACACTCTTCTTCACCAAGACTCCGGTCGTCGACTTCCCCTCGGCGCAGACGGCCGACAGCAAGGCTTTCGTGTCTTTTTACCAGCAGATGCGGGCACAGGGCATTTATCTTGCACCTTCAGGATTCGAGTGCGCCTTCACATCGTTCGCCCACTCCGAGCAGGATTTTGAACGCACCCTGGAGGCGGCCCGGAAGGTTGAATTCTAG
- a CDS encoding PP2C family protein-serine/threonine phosphatase translates to MKDTTPCILIVDDEPLNIKLLDIVLKKNGYRTLSCTSGPAARALAAEHIPDLILLDVLMPGEDGYITCELLKQQSLTSEIPIIFISALTDTSSKVRGLEVGGVDFISKPFEKAEVLARVKVHLKLRFTYRALIEAQAQRLAQVQDAQQALLVLPAELPEAGFAVRFEPVLEAGGDFYDVLHVGGTTFDYVVADVSGHDLGTSYITSALKALLSQNCNLVTSPTESLTMINSVLCRILTGGTHITAGFARLNRERRTLTYVNAGHPAPVLLRSGGSAEIPQPSGDILGVFDSVWFEALELSVQPGDRLFMYTDGLIEGFGDKKMTREEGQARLKAVCEAHRNLPLAQAVNAIHETLAEPGAAREDDTILLGLEV, encoded by the coding sequence GTGAAAGACACCACACCCTGCATTCTCATCGTCGATGACGAGCCGCTCAACATCAAGCTTCTTGATATCGTGCTCAAAAAAAACGGATACCGCACCCTGTCCTGCACCAGCGGCCCCGCTGCCAGGGCCCTGGCCGCCGAGCACATCCCCGACCTCATCCTGCTCGACGTGCTGATGCCCGGCGAAGACGGATACATAACGTGCGAACTGCTCAAGCAGCAATCGCTGACCTCCGAAATCCCGATCATCTTCATCTCCGCCCTGACAGACACTTCAAGCAAGGTCCGGGGGCTGGAAGTTGGCGGAGTCGATTTCATCTCCAAGCCTTTCGAGAAGGCCGAGGTTCTGGCCAGGGTCAAGGTGCACCTGAAGCTGCGCTTCACCTACCGCGCCCTCATCGAAGCCCAGGCCCAAAGGCTGGCCCAGGTCCAGGACGCGCAGCAGGCCCTCCTGGTCCTGCCCGCCGAACTGCCCGAGGCGGGATTCGCGGTCCGCTTCGAGCCGGTCCTTGAGGCGGGCGGAGATTTCTATGACGTGCTGCATGTCGGCGGCACGACCTTCGACTATGTCGTGGCCGATGTCAGCGGACACGACCTCGGCACATCCTACATCACCTCGGCCTTGAAAGCCCTGCTCAGCCAGAACTGCAATCTGGTCACCTCCCCGACGGAGAGCCTGACCATGATCAACAGCGTCCTCTGCCGCATCCTGACCGGCGGCACCCACATCACGGCCGGATTCGCCCGGCTGAACCGCGAGCGGCGGACCCTGACCTACGTCAACGCGGGGCACCCCGCGCCTGTCCTTCTCAGGTCGGGAGGCAGCGCGGAAATCCCGCAACCTTCCGGAGACATTCTGGGCGTCTTCGATTCCGTCTGGTTCGAAGCGCTGGAGCTTTCGGTGCAACCCGGCGACCGGCTGTTCATGTACACCGACGGTCTCATAGAAGGTTTCGGAGACAAGAAGATGACGCGCGAGGAAGGACAGGCCCGGCTCAAAGCGGTCTGCGAAGCGCACCGGAATCTGCCCCTGGCGCAGGCCGTGAATGCAATCCACGAAACGCTGGCCGAGCCTGGGGCAGCGCGTGAGGATGACACCATCCTCCTTGGCCTGGAGGTCTGA
- the rpmI gene encoding 50S ribosomal protein L35: protein MSKVKTNRSAAKRFRVTGTGKVKRSHANMRHILTKKSAKRKRQLRQSTMTAQSCVGAIRRMVPYIF, encoded by the coding sequence ATGTCAAAGGTGAAAACCAACAGAAGTGCGGCCAAGCGTTTTCGGGTCACGGGCACAGGCAAGGTAAAAAGAAGCCACGCCAACATGCGCCACATCCTGACCAAGAAATCCGCGAAGCGTAAAAGACAGCTGCGTCAGTCCACCATGACTGCCCAGTCCTGTGTCGGCGCGATTCGTCGTATGGTACCGTACATTTTCTAG
- a CDS encoding secondary thiamine-phosphate synthase enzyme YjbQ, which yields MHSIQIKTSAKEAMIDITARLEELLKSRETVSGLMTVYTPHTTTGLTINEGADPDVCRDILAHLRSIIPQHAGFRHAEGNSDAHIKATLFGSSVQVIVHEGRLMLGTWQRIFLGEFDGPRTRTIWVTFTG from the coding sequence ATGCATTCCATTCAGATCAAGACAAGTGCCAAAGAGGCCATGATCGACATCACCGCGCGTCTGGAAGAGCTTCTGAAAAGCCGGGAAACCGTTTCAGGGCTGATGACGGTCTACACGCCGCACACGACCACGGGACTGACCATCAACGAAGGGGCCGATCCCGACGTCTGCCGGGACATCCTGGCCCACCTGCGGAGCATAATCCCCCAGCATGCAGGCTTTCGCCACGCCGAGGGCAATTCGGACGCGCACATCAAGGCGACGCTCTTCGGGTCATCCGTACAAGTCATCGTACACGAAGGGCGGCTCATGCTCGGGACATGGCAACGCATCTTCCTGGGGGAATTCGACGGACCCAGAACGCGCACGATCTGGGTCACGTTCACAGGCTGA
- a CDS encoding ATP-binding protein, whose protein sequence is MFELTPLAQGFALEMDTILENVDRCVDQIRIFLEERNASEHLFPLSLLAREALNNAMIHGNNLDRTKTVMFRLLARADGFDLQIMDEGPGFAWDRHMQARSQADDVSGRGHEIFRNYAKAARYNTKGNALTLEYRG, encoded by the coding sequence ATGTTTGAACTGACGCCCCTTGCTCAGGGATTCGCCCTTGAAATGGACACCATCCTTGAAAACGTGGACCGCTGCGTGGATCAGATCCGCATTTTCCTGGAGGAAAGAAACGCAAGCGAGCATCTCTTCCCCCTCTCGCTCCTGGCGCGCGAGGCGCTCAACAACGCCATGATCCACGGCAACAACCTGGATCGCACCAAGACGGTGATGTTTCGGCTGCTGGCCCGCGCAGACGGCTTTGATCTGCAAATCATGGACGAAGGCCCCGGATTTGCCTGGGACAGGCACATGCAGGCCCGCAGCCAGGCTGACGACGTCAGCGGCCGCGGGCACGAGATTTTCCGCAATTATGCCAAGGCCGCCCGCTACAACACCAAGGGCAATGCCCTGACGCTTGAATATCGAGGCTAG
- a CDS encoding coiled-coil domain-containing protein, translated as MSTTPRKDHAMTTSTNPTDDIIELTEIVEEGIALDKKFEDFAMDKAVDAKSLDKELDDLLRDAEPQSAPAEATGDEIDLDILFDEPAPTPARPQAPAAPAKTQTPDPGMDISDLDDLFDSLGIGDNDNDDTALDIILDGDMPEPKQKGDDTFYSSDSIDLELEIPGLKSDEKAASIQDLTDDLLTDIPETVLLESTDKPEPPAPEAPVKAAAEAKQAEEPVEAPVIQLGTPVVDEPEQAEADEPAPLQSAKEQAPPAASPAQAAPEAAQTRLEGEPTVSSAELEIISARLDALESRPEVAPAPSPEELLALLPQSPKDLPLTEALRREILEHVETRVAELAASSSVDGLQESVSALQQRVESLPDFSAELAKTLPASAMQKIEAELEGLRSQIENREEPGAEQILALLPQSPKDLPLAEALRQEILEHVEARVAELASSASMDGLQESVNALQSQVESIPDIRAELAKTLPASAMQKMEAELENLRSLVRGQEEALSAMQKALSDKDAAMAALGDEANRLRAELDALAAKAPATPDLDAIRSGLQEYVQQQMPAAAAKIIREEIQALLQEMED; from the coding sequence ATGTCCACAACGCCAAGAAAGGATCACGCCATGACCACAAGCACCAACCCGACGGACGATATCATTGAACTGACGGAGATCGTGGAAGAAGGAATCGCGCTGGATAAAAAGTTCGAAGACTTCGCCATGGACAAAGCCGTTGACGCCAAAAGCCTGGACAAGGAGCTTGACGACCTGCTTCGCGACGCCGAACCCCAGTCCGCGCCTGCCGAGGCAACCGGCGATGAAATCGATCTTGATATCCTCTTCGACGAACCGGCTCCCACCCCGGCCCGGCCCCAGGCTCCCGCAGCCCCGGCCAAAACGCAGACGCCCGATCCCGGCATGGACATCTCGGATCTGGACGATCTTTTCGATTCTCTAGGCATCGGAGACAATGACAACGATGATACCGCGCTCGACATCATTCTCGACGGGGACATGCCGGAACCAAAGCAAAAAGGCGACGATACTTTTTATTCCTCCGACTCCATCGATCTCGAGCTCGAAATCCCGGGTTTGAAGAGCGATGAAAAAGCCGCCAGCATCCAGGACTTGACCGACGACCTGCTCACGGACATTCCTGAAACCGTGCTCCTGGAATCGACTGACAAGCCCGAGCCCCCCGCCCCCGAAGCGCCCGTCAAGGCTGCCGCCGAGGCAAAACAGGCCGAAGAACCCGTGGAGGCTCCCGTAATCCAGCTCGGCACCCCTGTGGTGGACGAGCCCGAGCAGGCGGAAGCGGATGAACCCGCGCCTCTTCAGTCGGCAAAAGAGCAAGCCCCGCCAGCGGCCTCTCCGGCCCAGGCGGCTCCTGAAGCCGCGCAGACGCGGCTTGAAGGTGAACCGACGGTCTCAAGCGCCGAACTCGAAATCATCAGCGCCCGGCTCGACGCCCTGGAGTCCCGGCCCGAAGTCGCCCCCGCACCGAGTCCTGAAGAACTCCTGGCCCTCCTGCCGCAGTCCCCCAAGGACCTGCCCCTGACCGAGGCCCTGCGCCGGGAAATCCTCGAACATGTCGAGACCAGGGTGGCGGAACTGGCGGCATCTTCCAGCGTTGACGGGCTGCAGGAATCCGTGAGCGCCCTGCAACAGCGGGTTGAATCCCTGCCTGACTTTTCGGCGGAACTTGCCAAAACCCTGCCCGCCTCGGCCATGCAGAAAATCGAGGCCGAACTTGAAGGCCTGCGTTCACAGATTGAGAACCGGGAAGAACCCGGGGCCGAACAAATCCTGGCCCTCCTGCCGCAATCCCCCAAGGACCTGCCCCTGGCCGAAGCCCTGCGCCAGGAAATCCTCGAACATGTCGAGGCCAGGGTGGCGGAACTGGCGTCCTCGGCCAGCATGGACGGGCTGCAGGAATCCGTGAACGCCCTGCAAAGCCAGGTCGAATCCATTCCGGACATCCGCGCCGAACTGGCCAAGACCCTGCCCGCCTCGGCCATGCAGAAAATGGAAGCCGAACTTGAAAACCTGAGATCCCTTGTGCGCGGACAGGAAGAAGCCTTGAGCGCCATGCAAAAAGCCCTGTCGGACAAGGATGCCGCCATGGCTGCCCTTGGCGACGAGGCAAATCGCCTGCGCGCGGAGCTCGACGCCCTGGCCGCCAAGGCCCCCGCAACCCCGGATCTGGACGCGATCAGAAGCGGACTTCAGGAATATGTTCAGCAGCAGATGCCCGCCGCCGCGGCCAAGATCATCCGCGAGGAAATTCAGGCCCTGCTCCAGGAAATGGAAGACTGA